The Alphaproteobacteria bacterium genome includes the window CACTCGTCGACCGCGCTCCGATCTATCGCCGCCCTTACGCGATTCCGAAGCCACGACGGGAATTGACGCCGGCATCGGTTGCTCCGCCCGCCGATTTGCGCGCGACCCTTCTCCAGCTCATCGGCTCGCCCGACCTTTGCAGCCGTCGATGGATTTGGGAGCAGTACGACCACACCGTCATGGCCGATACCGTGATCCGGCCAGGCGGAGACGCAGCCCTCGTTCGCGTCCATGGCACAAGGAAAGCCATCGCGGTCACGAGCGATTGCACGCCGCGCTATTGCTCGGCCGATCCAGTGCAAGGTGGCGCTCAAGCCGTCGCCGAAGCCTATCGCAACATCACCGCGACCGGTGCTCTGCCGATTGCGGTCACCGACAACATGAACTTCGGCAATCCTGAACGGCCCGAGGTGATGGGCCAATTCGCGGGCTGCATCCAGGGCATGGCCGCGGCGTGCGAAGCGCTCGATTTCCCCGTCGTCTCGGGCAACGTCTCCCTCTACAACGAGACGAGCGGACAAAGCATCCTCCCTACCCCCGTGATCGGCGGCGTGGGCCTCATCGAGGACTATGAGAAGGCCGTCCGTATCGCTTTCCCGGCACCTGGCCAAGCAATCGTCCTGATCGGCCGCACCGGCGGCTGGCTGGGCTCTTCGATCTATCTGCGGGAGATTCACGGGCGCGAGGAAGGCGCTCCACCCCCGGTCGATCTTGCCATCGAGCGCAGGAATGGCGATTTCGTGCGCAAAATGATCCTCGATGGGCTTGCGACAGCCTGCCATGACATCTCGGACGGCGGCCTATACGTCGCCCTCGCCGAGATGGCAATGGCGGGTCGGGTCGGCTGTACGATTGCGCCACCCAAGGATATCCCCCCGCTCCATGCCTGGCTCTTCGGGGAGGATCAAGGACGCTATCTCGTCACCACAGCTGATGGCGAGGGGTTTCTGGCCGCCGCGAGATCGGCCGGCGTCGATGCCGCCCTCCTCGGTCACACGGGTGGAGCCGAATTGACAGTTTTGGGCGCCGGACCTATATCGGTGGCCGACCTCCGGCGCACGCACGAGGGCTGGCTGCCCGATTTTATGGCCGGTCCCGATACGATGCCGGATGAGGAGAGTTGACGCGATGGCGATGTCGGCAGGCGAGATTGAGCGCCTTATCAAGGAGGCGCTCCCCGATGCTCAGATCTCCATCGAGGATTTGCGCGGCGACGGCGACCACTACGCGGCGCACGTCGTTTCGGCCCAATTCAAGGGCAAGACGCGCGTGCAGCAGCATCAGATGGTGTTCCAGGCGCTGCGCGGGCGAATGGGCAACGAGCTTCATGCCCTCGCGATTCAAACGACCGCACCCCCGGACTGACGACAACAAATACAGGTGACAACATCATGGCCGAGAATTCCATAGTCGAGCAGATCAAGAAGGAGATCGACGAGAACGAGGTTGTGCTTTTCATGAAGGGCACGCCGGTGTTCCCCCAATGCGGCTTCTCCGCCGCCGTCGTCCAGGTGCTCACCCACATGGGCGTGAAATTCAAGGGTGTCGACGTGCTGTCCGATCCGAACATCCGGCAGGGGATCAAGGAGTTCTCGAATTGGCCGACAATTCCGCAGCTTTACGTGAAGGGCGATTTCATCGGGGGTTGCGACATTGTGCGCGAGATGTATCAGTCGGGTGAGCTGGCCGAGGTGCTCAAGAATCATGGCATTCAGACAAAGGCCGCGTGAAGGCGCGCATTTTTGACGCCAACTGAAACGCCAATCGAAAAGGGCCGCCATCGGGCGGCCCTTTTTTCTATCGCGGCCTGCCCTTTTCGCAGCCCATATCGAATGTTGAGGTTTCGTTCGGCCGCTACTGATTTACATAGCCTTGCTGCGTTGCATTCGATGCGTGGAAAGCGGAACCCCCCTCGGCATTGAACCAATAATCGGCGGCCACTCTGAACCACCAGTCATAAGTTCTGATCCCGTTGGTGAATGCATCGTTCCCACCACCGACAAGCTCCAGTTCCTCGACATTCAACGCGCGAATTCCAGAATTAGCGTTTGTCTTCATTGTGTGCGTCCTTTCTTGCACGCGGCGATTTTGCCGCGATTCGGTTTTGCGTGGCCGTCGTGATGCCCGTTCGTTTGCGACACCTCGCTCGGGATTACCAAAAGGTGCTTGCCGGGCGAGCAAACATGCATCGCTCGGCAACCTTTTGGAAGAGGTCGACGAGACGCCGGGCCT containing:
- the grxD gene encoding Grx4 family monothiol glutaredoxin; the encoded protein is MAENSIVEQIKKEIDENEVVLFMKGTPVFPQCGFSAAVVQVLTHMGVKFKGVDVLSDPNIRQGIKEFSNWPTIPQLYVKGDFIGGCDIVREMYQSGELAEVLKNHGIQTKAA
- the purL gene encoding phosphoribosylformylglycinamidine synthase subunit PurL, with protein sequence MSAAEDGPPGRAEPEITPTTVADHGLTPDEYVVVLESLGRTPTITELGIFSVMWSEHCSYKSSKVWLKKLPTAGPRVICGPGENAGVVDIGDGQAIVFKMESHNHPSFIEPYQGAATGVGGILRDVFTMGARPIANLNALRFGSPDHPKTRHLVAGVVAGIGDYGNCVGIPTVGGECNFHAAYNGNILVNAMTVGLARKDRIFYSAAAGVGNAVVYVGSKTGRDGIHGATMASTVFDERAEEKRPTVQVGDPFTEKLLIEACLELMETDAIVAIQDMGAAGLTSSSVEMASKGGTGIELDLDRVPLREGGMTPYEIMLSESQERMLMVLSPGRESLAREVFEKWELDFAVIGRLTDSGRLVLKMQGKTWCDIPLGPLVDRAPIYRRPYAIPKPRRELTPASVAPPADLRATLLQLIGSPDLCSRRWIWEQYDHTVMADTVIRPGGDAALVRVHGTRKAIAVTSDCTPRYCSADPVQGGAQAVAEAYRNITATGALPIAVTDNMNFGNPERPEVMGQFAGCIQGMAAACEALDFPVVSGNVSLYNETSGQSILPTPVIGGVGLIEDYEKAVRIAFPAPGQAIVLIGRTGGWLGSSIYLREIHGREEGAPPPVDLAIERRNGDFVRKMILDGLATACHDISDGGLYVALAEMAMAGRVGCTIAPPKDIPPLHAWLFGEDQGRYLVTTADGEGFLAAARSAGVDAALLGHTGGAELTVLGAGPISVADLRRTHEGWLPDFMAGPDTMPDEES
- a CDS encoding BolA family transcriptional regulator; the protein is MAMSAGEIERLIKEALPDAQISIEDLRGDGDHYAAHVVSAQFKGKTRVQQHQMVFQALRGRMGNELHALAIQTTAPPD